A region from the Salifodinibacter halophilus genome encodes:
- the pstA gene encoding phosphate ABC transporter permease PstA, whose protein sequence is MIDLYTRRRWTNRLTMGAAALATLFGLFWLAWLLFTLCVNGIGHLSWSVFSQPTPSPKGEGGLYNAIIGSLIVTGLGTAIGAPIGILAGTYLAEYGRDSRLAAVVRFFNDVLLAAPSIVLGLFIYQLVVVQIGHFAAFAGGVALALIVIPVTLRLTENMMRLVPDRMREAAAALGVPRWKVITHIVYRAAKAGIATGVLLGVARIAGETAPLLFTALNNRFTSYDLWSPIANLPIMIFRFALSPYEGWNQLAWVGAFLITFAILGLNIFTRVVLRHSASE, encoded by the coding sequence ATGATTGATCTTTACACGCGACGCCGATGGACCAACCGCTTAACCATGGGCGCGGCTGCGCTGGCAACGCTGTTTGGACTGTTTTGGCTGGCATGGCTTCTATTCACGCTGTGCGTTAACGGCATCGGCCATCTGAGTTGGTCTGTGTTTTCCCAACCAACGCCGTCGCCAAAAGGCGAGGGCGGTCTCTACAACGCCATCATTGGCAGCCTCATCGTCACCGGGCTCGGTACCGCAATCGGTGCGCCGATCGGGATTCTGGCCGGGACTTATCTCGCTGAATATGGGCGGGATAGTCGCCTGGCCGCGGTTGTTCGGTTTTTCAACGATGTGTTGCTGGCCGCACCTTCGATCGTGCTTGGCCTGTTCATTTATCAATTGGTCGTGGTGCAGATTGGCCATTTCGCAGCGTTTGCTGGCGGTGTTGCGCTGGCGTTGATCGTGATTCCGGTCACGCTGCGGTTAACCGAGAACATGATGCGTCTGGTGCCGGATCGCATGCGCGAAGCGGCGGCTGCGCTCGGGGTCCCACGGTGGAAAGTCATTACGCACATCGTCTACCGCGCCGCAAAAGCGGGCATCGCGACGGGCGTGTTGCTGGGCGTCGCACGTATCGCCGGTGAGACAGCGCCGCTGTTGTTTACAGCGTTGAATAACCGCTTCACTAGCTATGATCTTTGGTCGCCCATCGCCAACCTGCCAATCATGATCTTCCGATTTGCGCTTAGTCCCTACGAAGGCTGGAACCAGCTGGCCTGGGTCGGCGCCTTCCTGATCACGTTCGCCATACTTGGCTTGAATATTTTCACGCGCGTCGTGCTACGACACAGCGCGTCGGAGTAA
- a CDS encoding autotransporter domain-containing protein — MAIDIHPMRGPGRTSSSLKIALSLTAALTLGFAQSTYATPKKPNNGARTFMVFNIWNKDEYSKIWDQDALNERNFVFNDTMKNLLKGAKPDSLVMPELYNNDSYKYNKNITDAFERNTLEALNDLPNKSEYAKPGALDKSGKSIVFSKKSAHEAGKNTIKIDSESGFPSHFVKGHHFDYAGKSYRRIEEAKKHNDFVTSAKLPTIALGDYNAGELSERGLEDGSKQAILFARYIVDSGMSDLQKKLAKEYIPEGHEEAFNNYIAKMQSTADNGTTTYRNVLKDYLTSNPDEFPGTNSISNMEWPQWEEIIVKDMQSRGLVFEDETYPVEHNTPVTLNILKKHNELIQLERNRERFIPSQVGDNRATWPSDGEEDTNTWKSWDRVKIDHIMVSRPFAKWVQLVDRGEWSGNLSDKAKLPNGGSLSDHEPVAHRLAWAGPALESYQAQEDGESISKTRLVWGEEAPIFDDADGEFLLTRNNMRDDVRLGQVADENGMPILTDLTTAEKKKRLDCSGGDPRFAQAVADYCIDDHSFIGETRVSDGTLIIVNDAALGTPDADLVLNGGNLRVAGTDTTKLNRHIVLDGQGGGLDIANAGHTVVVDKPITGSGDLAKLGAGTLRLENKHRYTGETHVRAGILIVDGSIASSSRILIGADGMLRGSGDLGSVSVARGGMLAPGNSIGTTIVDGDVTFGPGSLFQVEVDPATDASDRIDASGKAVLDGGTVAHIGFDGSYGPVSTYRILNAEDGVEGEFDKVTSNYAFLDPKLIYNTNAVDLQLERNATAYVDMADTDNQKAAAEGIDSVGADSDLYDSIVMMPRNAKQIQAGFDAVSGEIYGSIQSGLVTSGKPIRSSVNERLRTATETKPDASVSPVSDLTMPAPKKGSGAWFNIYNNRTDFSATAEATSFSQDTSGIVMGVDSETRGWRFGLIAGVSQNDFSGGRGASGDSNNFTIGAYSGTQWDALGLRLGVSQSWHDVSTSRHVAVGNFTDSLNADYNARSTQVFGELGYEIRTNVARIEPFVNLAHVYVATDSFSESGGDAALSADSGDMSTTFNTLGIRGQTALSHGPNPIKATAMVGWRHAYSDLTGEATHHFAGGDDFTVSGSRIGEDATVVEAGLSIPVSNRASLGISYHGQFSAETDKHGMQGRFNWRF, encoded by the coding sequence ATGGCCATCGATATACATCCGATGAGAGGACCAGGCAGAACTTCGTCCTCTCTCAAGATAGCGCTTAGCCTAACAGCAGCACTCACCCTCGGATTTGCTCAGAGCACCTATGCGACGCCCAAAAAACCGAATAATGGCGCACGCACCTTCATGGTGTTCAACATCTGGAATAAAGATGAGTATTCTAAAATCTGGGATCAAGACGCATTGAATGAAAGAAATTTTGTATTCAATGACACAATGAAGAATCTTTTGAAGGGTGCTAAGCCAGATAGCCTTGTTATGCCAGAACTGTATAACAATGACAGCTATAAATATAACAAAAATATAACTGATGCCTTCGAGCGCAACACGCTGGAAGCTCTAAATGACCTTCCAAATAAGAGCGAGTACGCAAAGCCAGGCGCGCTTGACAAAAGCGGGAAGAGCATAGTTTTTTCTAAGAAATCCGCCCATGAGGCCGGTAAAAATACTATAAAGATAGACTCAGAATCCGGCTTCCCATCACACTTCGTGAAAGGACATCATTTCGATTATGCAGGCAAATCTTACCGCCGCATTGAAGAAGCCAAAAAACATAATGATTTCGTAACTTCAGCGAAACTGCCGACAATCGCGCTGGGTGACTACAATGCTGGCGAGCTTTCCGAACGTGGGCTAGAGGATGGATCCAAGCAGGCCATTCTTTTTGCACGTTACATCGTGGACTCTGGCATGAGCGATCTCCAGAAAAAACTAGCCAAGGAGTATATCCCCGAGGGGCATGAGGAGGCGTTTAACAACTACATCGCGAAAATGCAGTCCACCGCCGACAATGGCACCACCACTTACCGCAACGTACTAAAAGATTATTTGACTTCAAATCCTGATGAATTCCCTGGCACCAACAGTATTTCTAATATGGAATGGCCTCAATGGGAAGAGATTATCGTCAAGGATATGCAGTCGCGGGGGTTAGTTTTCGAAGACGAAACTTATCCTGTCGAGCACAACACGCCAGTAACGTTGAATATCCTCAAAAAACACAATGAGTTGATACAACTCGAGCGTAACCGTGAACGCTTTATACCCAGCCAAGTTGGCGATAATCGCGCGACTTGGCCCAGCGATGGCGAAGAGGATACCAACACCTGGAAAAGCTGGGATCGTGTCAAAATCGATCACATCATGGTCTCCCGGCCATTCGCCAAGTGGGTCCAGTTAGTTGACCGCGGCGAGTGGAGTGGCAATTTATCCGATAAAGCCAAACTTCCCAATGGTGGGTCCCTCTCGGACCATGAGCCTGTTGCACATCGGCTGGCTTGGGCCGGTCCAGCGCTGGAATCCTACCAAGCTCAGGAAGATGGGGAGTCCATCAGCAAAACACGCCTTGTTTGGGGCGAAGAGGCTCCCATCTTTGATGATGCCGATGGTGAGTTTCTGCTCACGCGCAATAATATGCGCGATGACGTCCGTCTGGGTCAGGTTGCGGATGAGAATGGCATGCCCATCCTCACCGACCTAACCACTGCTGAGAAAAAGAAACGGCTCGACTGTTCGGGTGGTGACCCACGATTCGCCCAGGCCGTCGCTGACTACTGCATCGATGACCACTCTTTCATCGGCGAGACTCGCGTCAGTGATGGCACCTTGATCATCGTGAATGATGCTGCTCTTGGCACGCCCGACGCCGACCTGGTATTAAATGGCGGCAACCTCCGTGTTGCCGGCACCGATACAACCAAGCTCAACCGACATATCGTGCTCGACGGCCAAGGGGGCGGCCTAGATATTGCCAACGCCGGCCACACTGTCGTCGTCGACAAGCCGATCACCGGCTCGGGTGACCTGGCGAAGCTCGGCGCCGGCACGCTAAGACTAGAAAATAAGCATCGCTATACCGGCGAGACCCATGTCCGAGCGGGCATACTGATAGTCGATGGCTCCATCGCCTCATCCTCGCGCATTTTGATCGGCGCGGACGGCATGCTTCGCGGCTCTGGCGACCTGGGCAGCGTCTCCGTCGCTCGGGGCGGCATGCTGGCGCCGGGTAATTCCATCGGCACGACGATCGTAGACGGCGATGTCACCTTCGGCCCCGGCTCGCTTTTTCAGGTAGAAGTCGACCCCGCTACCGACGCGAGTGACCGGATCGACGCGTCCGGCAAGGCGGTGCTCGATGGCGGCACGGTCGCACACATTGGTTTCGATGGCAGCTATGGGCCAGTATCCACCTATCGCATTCTGAATGCCGAAGATGGCGTTGAAGGTGAGTTCGACAAGGTTACGTCCAATTACGCCTTCCTGGATCCAAAACTGATCTATAACACCAATGCGGTCGATCTACAGCTCGAGCGCAACGCCACAGCCTATGTGGACATGGCGGACACCGACAATCAGAAGGCCGCGGCAGAGGGAATCGATAGTGTTGGTGCCGACAGCGATCTCTACGACAGCATCGTCATGATGCCCAGGAACGCCAAACAAATTCAGGCTGGGTTTGATGCTGTTTCCGGTGAAATCTATGGCTCCATCCAATCCGGCCTGGTCACATCGGGCAAACCGATTCGCAGTTCCGTCAACGAGCGGCTTCGCACCGCGACTGAGACCAAGCCCGACGCTTCGGTTTCACCAGTTAGCGATCTGACCATGCCCGCACCTAAGAAAGGTTCTGGCGCTTGGTTCAATATTTACAACAACCGCACTGACTTTTCCGCCACGGCGGAAGCCACTTCCTTCTCGCAAGATACCAGCGGTATCGTGATGGGGGTCGATAGCGAAACTCGCGGGTGGCGTTTCGGCTTGATAGCTGGCGTCAGCCAAAATGATTTCAGCGGCGGGCGCGGCGCCTCCGGTGATAGCAACAACTTCACCATCGGTGCCTATAGCGGCACTCAGTGGGATGCGTTAGGCCTGCGCCTGGGCGTCAGTCAGAGCTGGCACGATGTGTCCACGTCACGACATGTCGCCGTCGGCAACTTCACGGATTCGCTCAATGCCGACTACAACGCCCGCTCCACTCAAGTCTTCGGGGAGCTCGGCTATGAAATCCGCACTAACGTCGCCCGCATCGAACCCTTCGTGAATCTAGCGCATGTTTACGTCGCCACCGATAGTTTCAGCGAGTCCGGCGGTGATGCCGCCCTTTCGGCTGATTCGGGCGACATGAGCACGACCTTCAACACCCTTGGTATACGCGGCCAGACCGCCCTTAGCCATGGCCCCAACCCCATCAAAGCGACCGCCATGGTCGGTTGGCGTCACGCCTATAGCGATCTAACCGGCGAGGCTACTCATCACTTCGCCGGCGGTGATGATTTCACCGTCTCCGGCTCCCGGATCGGCGAAGACGCAACCGTCGTGGAAGCCGGGCTCAGCATACCGGTTTCCAATCGAGCGTCTTTGGGCATTTCCTACCATGGGCAGTTCTCCGCCGAGACAGATAAACATGGTATGCAGGGGCGCTTTAACTGGCGTTTCTGA
- a CDS encoding autotransporter domain-containing protein: protein METPAILGRNSQRKQKRILKHPTLHAITVALASTVVSSALFAQEEPSDPSISDRFSDINPWSSHGFSTNVMVGDKSNGEASLEVYTMFADKNGKPKLKSYDNPVWSHKIDNGYATSFKPVTDDNNVPSVLVMGETKKRGPQAYLQPLPPAPQKKTMTFKAPGATPGAHGIEPLTGTGSAAVLSKSAGTNSFVRILKKDSKPSNNKARFPVNEHAHEMIWEKEENTLYVLGGEKVDIFEVKSENNNAVKRLGSFDFSEKYERCAKHNVCDETGSFFDGGHDFRPVSNPEAILGPDYAGKSMAYMTTGERVFIADLDAIKQCVKNEKCNVDGALQKYKPLFKVKRKKGDNVNNGLRGGNPRDHGPTTADKGGVKSIDQIPGTDTTLNTAAPWYSTSQGEHYYSYQNKLLITEAGDEGPFNYDVTPKGKRIQFGDKAIFYKLRTLAPPHIDNGKLQYSFRGIDKNGDRLPGLKAEGSVSDDNTVKFRSQLTTSKDFAVGYNGHGKLKLHDGGGMEHGRVVLGMLPESKGEISVDGAGSTLTSQTNLIVGMSGEGVLHLSNNAKANTKSCSKSTECDVMVGVSPTSNGLVYIDGNDPNKSSDSSSHIFLELNPNDLDDRAASNDSDKPENPKPTQLESSRHIFVGYNGTGEISVRDKGEIKADQTITIAYGPDSSGTVNIGSAKGEDAVTTGRLEAQQVVFGNGDSTLNFNHTDTDYQFAIQIIGDGHVNVLAGKTILTADNRYQGGTTVTDGTLQLGDGGTSGSIVGNVKNNGTLTFKRANTVKLTGAITGKGDITQLGAGTTVLTGNNDYQGGTTIANGTLQLGDGGTSGSIVGNVKNNGTLAFNRSDDVNFAGAITGTGNIAQIGDGTTVLTGKNDYQGGTTIANGTLQLGDGGTSGSIVGNVKNNGTLAFNRSDDVNFAGAITGTGNIAQLGDGTTVLTGDNIGFRGTTDVQTGTLVVGKNGQGALGGTIKVQSGARLEGSGTLGTGTVHSNAAIAPGNSIGTMTFADDLVLEQGATYEAEINSAGQSDLIRSAGTVTIDGANIQVQAQPDGDGSYEGYQEDTRYTVVSAASGVEGEFSNVDSQDLAFLEITDQYDDQNAYLVTQRKTDDSGDEVGFSSVAQTPNQAATADAIDAGGQDSTLHNAVEGQSEAGARDAFDAASGELNATIKSALIDESHFVRNAVTARTRSASGSAAVAAPVPTDATSRTEQTTRETDEPTTWIQPYSAWGSFDGNGNAAGVDRSVNGLLIGADSQIGDHWRLGLAGGYRRSDYDVSGRRSSADVDSYSFALYGSRDMDALHLRFGAAHTWHLIDSRRRSITSPGFRDHSAASHDARTAQVFGEAGYTLDINTSASIEPFVGLAQVHTHTNGFDESGKAGLTADSDNTDVTYSTLGTRAATDLDLGGVKATARGQLGWQHAAHDITPASSHAFTHGPSFSVSGVPLADDTALVGTGLDVHFTDSAALGLSYRGQLASEATEHSLSARLEIKF from the coding sequence ATGGAAACTCCTGCCATCTTGGGCAGAAATAGCCAGCGAAAACAGAAGCGTATCCTCAAACACCCGACCTTGCATGCAATTACTGTAGCGCTGGCATCGACTGTGGTAAGCAGTGCTCTATTTGCCCAAGAAGAACCGAGCGATCCATCTATCAGCGATAGATTTTCAGACATTAACCCGTGGTCGAGCCATGGCTTTTCAACCAATGTGATGGTTGGAGACAAAAGCAATGGTGAGGCCTCTCTTGAGGTTTACACCATGTTTGCCGATAAAAATGGCAAACCCAAACTCAAATCTTATGATAACCCCGTCTGGTCGCATAAGATCGACAATGGCTATGCGACGAGTTTTAAACCCGTAACCGACGATAACAACGTGCCATCCGTGCTCGTTATGGGCGAGACGAAAAAGCGCGGCCCCCAGGCTTATCTGCAGCCACTGCCCCCCGCCCCACAAAAGAAAACCATGACATTTAAAGCGCCAGGGGCAACGCCTGGCGCCCATGGAATCGAGCCTTTGACTGGCACAGGATCGGCTGCCGTACTTTCCAAGTCAGCCGGCACAAACTCCTTTGTCCGAATACTAAAAAAAGATAGCAAACCATCTAATAACAAAGCTCGCTTTCCTGTAAATGAGCATGCCCATGAGATGATTTGGGAAAAAGAAGAAAACACCCTGTATGTATTGGGCGGCGAAAAAGTAGATATTTTTGAAGTTAAAAGCGAGAATAATAATGCAGTAAAGCGCCTGGGATCTTTCGATTTCTCGGAAAAATACGAGCGCTGCGCCAAGCACAACGTCTGCGATGAGACAGGCTCATTTTTCGATGGCGGGCACGATTTCCGGCCAGTATCCAACCCTGAAGCCATCCTGGGGCCGGATTATGCCGGCAAGTCAATGGCGTACATGACTACTGGCGAGCGGGTTTTCATTGCGGACTTAGATGCCATTAAGCAGTGTGTAAAAAATGAAAAATGCAATGTTGACGGCGCCTTACAAAAATACAAACCGCTTTTTAAGGTAAAAAGAAAAAAAGGAGACAACGTTAACAACGGCTTAAGAGGGGGAAACCCACGCGACCACGGACCAACGACCGCGGATAAGGGCGGTGTCAAATCCATAGACCAAATTCCAGGCACTGATACAACCCTGAATACCGCCGCGCCTTGGTATTCGACCTCCCAAGGAGAGCACTATTACTCTTACCAAAACAAATTATTAATAACCGAGGCCGGCGATGAGGGGCCTTTCAATTATGATGTAACCCCGAAAGGAAAGCGCATCCAATTTGGCGATAAAGCGATTTTCTACAAACTCAGAACCCTTGCCCCGCCGCATATCGACAATGGAAAGCTCCAATATTCGTTCCGTGGCATCGATAAAAATGGCGATAGACTGCCTGGCCTCAAAGCAGAGGGCAGCGTCTCTGACGACAACACCGTAAAGTTCAGAAGCCAATTAACAACATCGAAAGACTTCGCTGTAGGCTACAACGGCCACGGTAAACTCAAACTTCACGACGGCGGGGGTATGGAGCATGGACGTGTCGTGCTCGGCATGCTGCCGGAATCCAAGGGCGAGATATCCGTCGACGGCGCAGGGTCGACCCTCACGAGCCAAACAAATCTCATTGTAGGAATGAGCGGCGAGGGTGTGCTCCACCTCTCCAACAACGCCAAAGCTAATACAAAAAGCTGTTCGAAGAGCACAGAATGCGATGTGATGGTTGGCGTTTCACCAACCTCGAATGGTCTCGTCTACATTGATGGTAATGACCCAAACAAGTCATCGGACAGCTCTAGCCACATATTTCTCGAGCTGAATCCCAATGACTTAGATGACAGAGCTGCGAGCAATGATAGCGACAAACCAGAGAACCCCAAGCCGACTCAGTTGGAGAGTTCCCGCCACATATTTGTCGGGTATAACGGCACCGGTGAAATCTCTGTTAGAGATAAAGGCGAAATAAAAGCCGACCAGACCATCACCATTGCATATGGCCCGGACTCCTCGGGAACAGTCAACATAGGTTCGGCCAAAGGTGAGGATGCCGTTACAACCGGCAGACTGGAAGCCCAGCAGGTCGTATTCGGCAATGGCGATAGCACCCTCAATTTCAACCATACGGACACCGACTATCAGTTTGCGATCCAGATAATTGGTGATGGGCACGTCAATGTGCTGGCCGGTAAGACAATACTAACGGCCGACAACCGCTACCAAGGTGGCACAACCGTCACCGATGGCACGCTACAACTCGGCGATGGCGGCACATCAGGCTCCATCGTGGGCAACGTCAAAAATAACGGCACATTGACCTTCAAGCGGGCGAATACCGTGAAGCTCACGGGTGCGATTACCGGCAAGGGCGACATCACTCAACTCGGCGCCGGCACAACCGTGCTAACAGGCAATAACGATTACCAAGGCGGCACAACCATCGCCAATGGCACGCTGCAGCTCGGCGATGGCGGTACTTCGGGCTCCATCGTGGGCAACGTCAAAAATAACGGCACATTAGCCTTCAATCGGTCGGATGATGTGAACTTCGCGGGTGCGATTACCGGCACCGGTAACATCGCCCAAATCGGCGACGGCACAACCGTGCTAACAGGCAAGAACGACTACCAAGGCGGCACAACCATCGCCAATGGCACGCTACAGCTCGGCGACGGCGGCACATCAGGCTCCATCGTGGGCAACGTCAAAAATAACGGCACACTGGCCTTCAATCGGTCGGATGATGTGAACTTCGCGGGTGCGATTACCGGCACCGGTAACATCGCCCAACTCGGCGACGGCACGACAGTGTTGACTGGTGACAACATTGGTTTTCGCGGAACCACCGACGTGCAAACCGGAACACTGGTGGTCGGCAAGAATGGACAGGGCGCACTTGGCGGCACGATCAAAGTGCAGTCAGGTGCCCGCCTGGAAGGCTCGGGCACGCTGGGCACCGGCACCGTACACAGCAACGCTGCGATCGCACCCGGCAATTCAATCGGCACGATGACATTTGCCGACGACCTGGTGCTGGAACAAGGCGCCACTTACGAAGCCGAAATCAACTCAGCCGGACAAAGTGACCTGATCCGGTCTGCCGGCACGGTGACCATCGACGGCGCCAACATCCAAGTCCAGGCACAGCCAGACGGCGACGGCAGCTACGAGGGCTACCAAGAAGATACGCGCTATACGGTGGTGAGTGCCGCCAGCGGTGTCGAGGGTGAGTTCAGCAACGTGGACAGCCAGGACCTCGCCTTTCTGGAGATAACCGATCAATATGACGATCAAAATGCTTATCTGGTAACCCAGCGAAAGACCGACGATTCCGGCGACGAGGTCGGCTTCTCCTCGGTGGCCCAAACCCCCAATCAGGCGGCAACGGCGGATGCCATCGATGCCGGTGGCCAGGACAGCACGCTGCATAATGCCGTGGAGGGACAAAGCGAAGCCGGGGCCCGGGATGCCTTTGATGCTGCCTCCGGCGAGCTCAACGCGACCATCAAAAGTGCCTTGATCGACGAGAGTCATTTCGTCCGCAATGCGGTGACCGCACGCACCCGCAGTGCATCGGGATCCGCCGCGGTGGCGGCGCCGGTGCCAACCGATGCCACGAGTCGTACTGAGCAAACGACCCGCGAGACTGATGAACCCACAACCTGGATTCAGCCGTATAGCGCCTGGGGGTCATTCGATGGCAACGGCAATGCCGCCGGGGTCGACCGCTCGGTTAACGGCTTGTTGATCGGTGCCGATAGTCAAATCGGTGACCACTGGCGTCTGGGCCTAGCTGGCGGCTATCGTCGTTCGGACTATGATGTATCCGGCCGCCGATCCAGCGCGGATGTGGACAGCTATTCCTTCGCCCTGTACGGCAGCCGAGATATGGACGCCCTGCACCTACGTTTCGGGGCCGCGCATACGTGGCACTTGATCGACAGTCGTCGGCGTTCGATCACCTCCCCCGGGTTTAGAGACCATTCGGCCGCTTCTCACGATGCCCGAACGGCACAGGTCTTCGGTGAGGCCGGCTATACCTTGGACATCAACACCTCGGCCAGCATCGAGCCGTTCGTCGGCCTCGCTCAGGTGCATACCCATACGAATGGCTTCGATGAAAGCGGCAAAGCCGGCCTGACGGCCGACAGTGACAACACGGATGTGACCTACAGCACATTGGGCACGCGCGCTGCTACGGATCTTGATCTGGGCGGCGTTAAGGCGACAGCCCGGGGCCAGCTCGGCTGGCAACATGCCGCGCATGACATAACGCCAGCGTCAAGCCATGCCTTTACTCATGGGCCGTCCTTCAGCGTATCTGGCGTGCCTCTGGCCGACGATACCGCGCTTGTCGGGACCGGGCTCGATGTCCATTTCACCGACTCAGCGGCACTCGGCCTATCCTATCGGGGTCAGCTGGCTTCAGAAGCCACCGAGCACAGCCTTAGTGCGCGGCTTGAAATCAAGTTCTGA
- the pstB gene encoding phosphate ABC transporter ATP-binding protein PstB, whose product MSTLSQSAIDTTAFRDTAVPDTEPTADKGQGQTSAQVQSEGAQSKNNPCKIAVRDVNFHYGDFHALKDINLDIVEREVTAFIGPSGCGKSTLLRTLNRIYDLYPGHYASGDVQMDGLNLLDPKLNANQVRARVGMVFQQPTPFPMSIYDNIAFGVRLYERLRRHAMDERVEWALESAALLDEVGDKLGQSGARLSGGQQQRLCIARAIAIKPEVLLLDEPASALDPIATAKIEELIHELRANYTIAMVTHNMQQAARVAGYTAFFHLGEVVEYADTDTLFTQPKQKRTEDYITGRYG is encoded by the coding sequence ATGTCTACGCTATCTCAGTCTGCGATTGACACCACAGCATTTCGCGATACCGCCGTGCCGGATACGGAACCGACGGCCGATAAAGGTCAGGGCCAAACTTCGGCGCAGGTTCAAAGCGAAGGTGCGCAGTCGAAAAACAATCCGTGCAAGATCGCTGTGCGTGATGTCAATTTCCACTACGGCGACTTTCACGCGCTGAAAGACATCAACTTAGACATCGTCGAGCGTGAAGTCACGGCCTTCATTGGCCCGTCCGGCTGTGGTAAGTCGACGCTGTTGCGCACGTTGAATCGCATCTACGACCTCTATCCCGGCCACTACGCCAGCGGCGATGTGCAGATGGACGGGCTCAATCTGTTGGATCCGAAACTCAATGCCAACCAGGTTCGGGCCCGTGTCGGGATGGTTTTCCAGCAGCCGACGCCGTTCCCGATGAGTATCTATGACAACATCGCCTTCGGCGTCAGGCTTTACGAGCGGTTGCGACGACACGCCATGGACGAGCGCGTGGAGTGGGCGCTGGAATCCGCCGCACTTTTGGATGAAGTGGGCGACAAACTGGGCCAGAGCGGGGCTCGGTTGTCGGGTGGTCAGCAGCAGCGGCTTTGTATCGCGCGTGCGATCGCGATCAAGCCTGAGGTGCTGCTGCTCGATGAGCCGGCTTCGGCGCTGGATCCGATCGCCACCGCCAAAATCGAGGAGCTCATCCACGAGCTGCGTGCGAACTACACCATCGCCATGGTCACCCACAACATGCAGCAAGCCGCGCGGGTGGCTGGCTATACCGCGTTTTTTCATCTGGGTGAAGTCGTCGAATACGCGGATACCGACACTTTGTTCACCCAGCCTAAGCAAAAACGCACCGAGGACTACATCACCGGCCGTTACGGCTGA
- the phoU gene encoding phosphate signaling complex protein PhoU translates to MASNTREYEAIDLERHTSAQFDAELEDIRERVLSMGGLVEQQVADSAQALVAGDGELGERVAHQDYHVNSAEVDIDEQCTRIIAKRQPQASDLRLVLAIAKTITDLERIGDEAEKIGRFAAQAASRERPANAFRQIDTLATHVRQMMRDALDAFARLDAEAALAVAQADEGVDREYESAIRECMTFMMEDPRTISPMLDVLWAVKALERIGDHATNIGEYVVYLVGGRNVRHTSVEAMEQVVAETPRVPRQAGG, encoded by the coding sequence ATGGCAAGTAATACACGCGAATACGAAGCAATCGACCTCGAGCGCCATACCTCGGCGCAGTTTGACGCTGAGCTCGAGGATATCCGCGAACGCGTCTTATCGATGGGTGGGTTGGTTGAACAACAGGTCGCCGACAGCGCTCAGGCACTGGTTGCCGGCGACGGTGAACTTGGCGAGCGCGTTGCGCATCAGGATTACCACGTTAATTCGGCCGAGGTCGATATCGACGAACAGTGCACGCGCATTATCGCTAAACGTCAGCCGCAAGCCAGTGATCTGCGTCTGGTATTGGCAATCGCCAAGACCATCACCGATCTCGAACGCATTGGCGATGAAGCCGAGAAGATTGGTCGTTTTGCCGCTCAGGCGGCCAGCCGTGAACGACCGGCCAATGCATTTCGTCAGATCGACACGTTGGCGACCCACGTTCGTCAGATGATGCGCGATGCGCTGGATGCATTTGCGCGACTCGATGCCGAGGCGGCATTGGCCGTTGCCCAGGCTGATGAAGGCGTTGATCGTGAATACGAAAGTGCGATACGCGAGTGCATGACATTCATGATGGAAGATCCGCGCACGATCAGTCCGATGTTGGACGTGCTCTGGGCGGTCAAGGCGTTGGAGCGCATCGGTGACCACGCGACCAACATCGGCGAATATGTGGTGTATTTGGTCGGCGGTCGCAATGTCCGCCACACCAGCGTTGAGGCCATGGAGCAGGTGGTCGCTGAAACGCCGCGTGTGCCGCGTCAGGCTGGTGGCTAA